The following are encoded in a window of Sphaerisporangium siamense genomic DNA:
- a CDS encoding MFS transporter, which yields MTALSECERPLTAPARLWTRDFVLYFGARAVSLLGDAMMPVATALAVGAIHGVAGVGYVLAIYTAPVVLFIPFGGVFADRLGARTMMVGADIVRIVTQTAVAIAFFTGAPPLWLLLSASFLAGTATAMFQPGVNGMVPLVAKDPQGANGTLKIADAATQLGGPVLAGVLMTLTGAGAVYAVDAGTFLLSGLCLALIRLAPAAGAKMRSTVLVDLRRGWLEFRSRSWMWSVILIWVFFGVLVFGPYIPLGSRLIGDRLGDAAYGWVMAGLGSGTVIGGLIAIRLRPSRPLAAGGAAIFGFGFMPLTVALELPLPVLMAGHVLGGMAVAFWSVMWATSVQTQVAPDVLNRVTAYEVAGSVSGIAVGQALVGPVSEIVAPRDLLLVSAGVSFAVCAALLLTSPIRRLRRA from the coding sequence ATGACCGCACTTTCCGAGTGCGAACGACCCCTCACCGCACCGGCCAGGCTCTGGACCAGGGACTTCGTCCTGTATTTCGGCGCCAGAGCGGTGTCGTTGCTCGGTGACGCGATGATGCCCGTCGCGACCGCGCTGGCCGTCGGCGCGATTCACGGGGTGGCCGGCGTCGGCTACGTGCTGGCCATCTACACCGCGCCGGTCGTGCTCTTCATCCCGTTCGGCGGAGTGTTCGCCGACCGGTTGGGCGCCCGGACCATGATGGTCGGCGCGGACATCGTCCGGATCGTCACCCAGACCGCGGTGGCGATCGCCTTCTTCACCGGCGCCCCGCCGCTGTGGCTGCTGCTGTCCGCCTCGTTCCTGGCCGGTACGGCGACCGCGATGTTCCAGCCCGGCGTGAACGGCATGGTCCCCCTCGTCGCCAAGGACCCGCAGGGCGCCAACGGCACGTTGAAGATCGCCGACGCGGCCACCCAGCTCGGCGGGCCCGTCCTCGCGGGCGTACTGATGACGCTGACCGGCGCGGGCGCGGTTTACGCGGTCGACGCGGGAACGTTCCTGCTCAGCGGCCTGTGCCTGGCCCTCATCCGGCTGGCTCCGGCCGCCGGGGCCAAAATGCGCTCGACGGTCTTGGTGGACCTGCGCCGCGGCTGGCTGGAGTTCCGCTCCCGGAGCTGGATGTGGTCGGTGATCCTCATCTGGGTGTTCTTCGGCGTCCTGGTCTTCGGCCCCTACATCCCGCTGGGCTCGCGCCTGATCGGCGACCGCCTCGGCGACGCCGCCTACGGCTGGGTGATGGCCGGCCTCGGCTCCGGCACGGTCATCGGCGGGCTGATCGCGATCAGGCTCCGGCCGTCACGGCCGCTCGCCGCCGGTGGCGCGGCCATCTTCGGGTTCGGGTTCATGCCGCTGACGGTGGCGCTGGAACTGCCGCTGCCGGTGCTGATGGCGGGTCACGTGCTGGGCGGGATGGCCGTGGCGTTCTGGTCGGTGATGTGGGCGACGAGCGTCCAGACCCAGGTCGCCCCCGACGTCCTCAACCGGGTCACCGCCTACGAGGTCGCCGGATCGGTGTCCGGGATAGCCGTCGGGCAGGCACTGGTGGGACCGGTCTCGGAGATTGTCGCCCCCCGGGACCTGTTGCTGGTCTCCGCCGGCGTCAGCTTCGCGGTCTGCGCGGCCCTGCTGCTGACGTCCCCGATCCGCCGGCTGCGCCGGGCCTGA
- a CDS encoding FkbM family methyltransferase: MAYGQNAEDVVLMRAFAHRRNGFFVDVGAGEPVRGSLTKNLVDRLGWQGVNIEPLPERFERLRRERPTQVNLQVAIDSEPGTATFYRILPEGQPVDMLGLSTLQAAIAEQHARRGARVEELEVSVETLESVLATHATPGFDLLKVDVEGREAAVLASADLAFWRPRVVVAEATVPGSPEPNHQEWEPWLLAAGYVLALFDGLNRFYTRADEPELLARLSVPANVWDRWIPWACARRGGLEP; this comes from the coding sequence GTGGCGTACGGACAGAACGCCGAGGACGTCGTACTGATGCGGGCGTTCGCGCACCGACGGAACGGATTCTTCGTGGATGTCGGGGCCGGTGAGCCGGTCCGTGGGTCATTGACGAAGAACCTGGTCGACCGGCTGGGGTGGCAGGGGGTCAACATCGAACCGCTGCCCGAACGGTTCGAACGGCTGCGACGCGAGCGGCCGACCCAGGTGAACCTCCAGGTCGCGATCGACAGCGAGCCGGGAACTGCGACGTTCTACCGCATCCTCCCCGAAGGGCAACCCGTGGACATGCTGGGGTTGAGCACACTCCAAGCGGCGATCGCCGAACAACACGCCCGACGCGGCGCCCGTGTGGAAGAACTGGAGGTCAGCGTGGAGACACTGGAGTCGGTGCTGGCCACGCACGCGACCCCAGGGTTCGATCTCCTGAAGGTGGATGTGGAAGGCCGGGAGGCGGCGGTGCTGGCGTCAGCGGATCTCGCCTTCTGGCGGCCCCGGGTAGTGGTGGCCGAAGCGACCGTACCGGGATCGCCGGAGCCGAACCACCAGGAATGGGAACCGTGGCTACTCGCGGCTGGATACGTGCTCGCGCTGTTCGACGGGCTGAACCGCTTCTACACGCGTGCCGACGAGCCCGAGTTGCTGGCCCGGCTATCGGTACCGGCGAACGTATGGGACCGATGGATCCCCTGGGCCTGTGCGCGGCGCGGGGGACTGGAACCCTGA
- a CDS encoding DUF2630 family protein, protein MQDGQILAKIKDLIAEEHDLRDRTATGEVSSQEERARIKELEDALDQCWDLLRQRKARREFGEDPDFASPRPVNEVEGYQQ, encoded by the coding sequence ATGCAGGACGGCCAGATACTCGCGAAGATCAAGGACCTCATCGCCGAGGAGCACGATCTCCGGGACCGTACCGCGACGGGGGAGGTCTCCTCGCAGGAGGAGCGGGCGCGGATCAAGGAGCTGGAGGATGCGCTCGACCAGTGCTGGGACCTCCTCCGGCAGCGTAAGGCCCGCAGGGAGTTCGGCGAGGACCCGGACTTCGCGAGCCCCCGCCCGGTCAACGAGGTGGAGGGCTACCAGCAGTAG
- a CDS encoding helix-turn-helix domain-containing protein: MKHRVVALLSSLQEMYPVTSASAVFGYHGPDIPEHYDFTLCAEHPGPIRTTMGVDIIVERGLEALAEADTLLIAGWSSPVTVSPGLGAEVAAAHARGMRIMAIACGIYVPASLGLLDGRTAAAHWELTADLAVRFPRIRPDASVLYVDHGDVATAGATATTIDLCLNQVRREHGAALAMRIGRQLSAAPHREGCQRQYPELPTTGPVPDSLAPLLDWITANLDRPLTVEDMATRSGLSCRTFSRHFTDQLGISPGRWLLDRRLARARALLEETDLSVETIAQRVGLSSAVNLRRRFHNALNTTPAAYRRSFR; the protein is encoded by the coding sequence ATGAAGCACCGCGTGGTCGCCCTGCTCAGTTCACTCCAGGAGATGTATCCGGTGACCAGCGCCTCCGCGGTCTTCGGCTACCACGGCCCGGACATCCCCGAGCACTACGACTTCACGCTCTGCGCCGAACACCCGGGGCCGATCCGGACCACCATGGGCGTCGACATCATCGTCGAGCGCGGGCTGGAGGCCCTCGCCGAGGCCGACACCCTTCTCATCGCCGGCTGGAGCTCGCCGGTCACGGTCTCCCCCGGCCTCGGCGCCGAGGTCGCCGCGGCCCACGCCCGCGGCATGCGGATCATGGCCATCGCCTGCGGGATCTACGTCCCGGCGAGCCTCGGCCTCCTGGACGGCCGTACCGCCGCCGCCCACTGGGAACTGACCGCCGATCTCGCCGTACGCTTCCCCCGCATCCGGCCCGACGCGTCCGTGCTCTACGTGGACCACGGCGACGTGGCGACGGCCGGCGCCACCGCCACGACCATCGACCTCTGCCTCAACCAGGTCAGGCGCGAGCACGGCGCCGCCCTGGCGATGCGCATCGGCCGCCAGTTGTCGGCCGCCCCGCACCGCGAAGGCTGCCAGCGCCAGTACCCCGAACTGCCCACCACCGGCCCCGTGCCCGACTCGCTCGCCCCGCTGCTGGACTGGATCACCGCCAACCTGGACCGGCCGCTGACGGTCGAGGACATGGCGACCCGTTCCGGGCTGTCCTGCCGTACCTTCAGCCGTCACTTCACCGACCAGCTCGGCATCTCCCCCGGCCGCTGGCTACTCGACCGCCGCCTGGCCCGCGCCCGCGCCCTCCTGGAGGAGACCGACCTCTCCGTAGAGACCATCGCCCAACGCGTCGGCCTGTCCTCCGCGGTGAACCTCCGCCGCCGCTTCCACAACGCCCTGAACACCACCCCCGCCGCCTACCGCCGCTCCTTCCGCTGA
- the ctaD gene encoding aa3-type cytochrome oxidase subunit I, translated as MGRLLLRWASTTDHKVIGNLYLVTSFVFFLIAGAMAMLIRAELLQPGMQLMTNKQYNELFTNHGALMLLLFATPLFAGFANAIMPLQIGAPDVAFPRLNMMGYWLFLFGGLIVLSGYLTAGGPADFGWTAYAPMSEATYTSGVGPSLFIMGLVLSGLGTILGSVNFITTIICMRAPGMTMFRMPLFTWNTLFTSMLVLMAFPVLAAALLVLEIDRQLGSQIFRASSGGPILWQHLFWFFGHPEVYIVALPFFGIITEILPVFSRKPVFGYIGLVGATIAITGLSMTVWAHHMFVTGVVLLPFFSFMSFLIAVPTGVKFFNWVGTIWRGQLTFPTPMMFAIGFLVTFLFGGLTGVILASPPLDFQASDTYFVVAHFHYVLFGTVVFAMFAGFYFWWPKFTGRMLNDRLGKVQFWMLFVGFHTTFLVQHWLGVQGMPRRYADYAATDGFSTGNLVSSIGAFLLGASTLPFLFNIWWTWRHGAKVTVDDPWGFTNSLEWATSCPPPRHNFISIPPIHSERPAFDLHHSHLPINAVHPAHRERPSDTGKDR; from the coding sequence CTGGGCCGGCTGCTGCTCCGATGGGCGAGCACGACCGACCACAAGGTGATCGGCAACCTCTACCTGGTCACCTCGTTCGTCTTCTTCCTCATCGCGGGCGCCATGGCGATGCTCATCCGCGCCGAACTGCTGCAGCCCGGCATGCAGCTCATGACGAACAAGCAGTACAACGAGCTCTTCACCAACCACGGCGCGCTGATGCTCCTGCTGTTCGCCACCCCCCTGTTCGCCGGCTTCGCCAACGCGATCATGCCCCTGCAGATCGGCGCGCCCGACGTGGCCTTCCCCCGGCTGAACATGATGGGCTACTGGCTGTTCCTGTTCGGCGGCCTGATCGTGCTCTCCGGGTACCTCACCGCGGGCGGGCCCGCCGACTTCGGCTGGACGGCCTACGCCCCCATGTCAGAGGCGACGTACACCTCCGGGGTCGGCCCGAGCCTGTTCATCATGGGTCTCGTCCTGTCGGGCCTCGGCACGATCCTCGGCTCGGTCAACTTCATCACCACGATCATCTGCATGCGCGCGCCCGGCATGACCATGTTCCGCATGCCGCTGTTCACGTGGAACACCCTGTTCACCAGCATGCTCGTGCTGATGGCGTTCCCGGTGCTGGCCGCCGCGCTGCTCGTGCTGGAGATCGACCGCCAACTCGGCTCGCAGATCTTCCGGGCGTCGAGCGGCGGGCCGATCCTGTGGCAGCACCTGTTCTGGTTCTTCGGCCACCCGGAGGTCTACATCGTCGCGCTGCCCTTCTTCGGCATCATCACCGAGATCCTGCCGGTCTTCAGCCGCAAACCCGTGTTCGGCTACATCGGGCTGGTCGGCGCGACGATCGCCATCACGGGCCTGTCGATGACGGTGTGGGCGCACCACATGTTCGTGACGGGAGTGGTGCTGCTGCCGTTCTTCTCGTTCATGTCGTTCCTCATCGCCGTTCCCACCGGGGTGAAGTTCTTCAACTGGGTCGGCACGATATGGCGGGGCCAGCTCACCTTCCCCACCCCGATGATGTTCGCCATCGGGTTCCTGGTGACCTTCCTGTTCGGCGGGCTGACCGGCGTCATCCTGGCCTCGCCGCCGCTGGACTTCCAGGCCAGCGACACCTACTTCGTGGTGGCCCACTTCCACTACGTGCTGTTCGGCACCGTGGTGTTCGCGATGTTCGCGGGCTTCTACTTCTGGTGGCCGAAGTTCACCGGCAGGATGCTGAACGACCGGCTCGGCAAGGTGCAGTTCTGGATGCTGTTCGTCGGCTTCCACACCACCTTCCTGGTGCAGCACTGGCTGGGCGTGCAGGGCATGCCCCGCCGGTACGCCGACTACGCGGCCACGGACGGCTTCAGCACCGGGAACCTGGTCTCGTCGATCGGCGCGTTCCTGCTCGGCGCCTCGACCTTGCCGTTCCTGTTCAACATCTGGTGGACGTGGCGGCACGGCGCCAAGGTGACCGTCGACGACCCCTGGGGGTTCACCAACTCCCTGGAGTGGGCGACCTCCTGCCCGCCGCCCCGGCACAACTTCATCTCCATCCCTCCGATCCACTCCGAGCGGCCCGCGTTCGACCTCCACCACTCGCACCTGCCCATCAACGCCGTACACCCGGCACACCGCGAACGCCCCTCCGACACCGGGAAGGACCGGTGA
- a CDS encoding response regulator, whose protein sequence is MTIRVLIADDQALVRAGFRSLLARSRDITVVGEAQDGDEAVRLAVSARPDVVLMDIRMPGADGITATRRIVDPAGPGCRVIILTTFDTDDHVFAALRAGASGFLTKEVEPAELRRAVAAVAAGDALLSPGVTRRVVEHFAHRQDLSPGAGRRLAGLTSREREAVKLVALGLSNDEIAARLVISPFTAKTHITRAIAKLNVRDRVQLVILAYESGLVGPGR, encoded by the coding sequence ATGACGATCAGGGTGCTCATCGCCGACGACCAGGCGCTCGTCCGGGCGGGCTTCCGCAGCCTGCTGGCTCGCTCCCGGGACATCACGGTCGTCGGCGAGGCCCAGGACGGCGACGAGGCCGTACGGCTGGCCGTGAGCGCCCGTCCCGACGTGGTCCTCATGGACATCCGCATGCCGGGCGCCGACGGCATCACCGCCACGCGCCGCATCGTTGACCCGGCCGGCCCCGGCTGCCGCGTCATCATCCTCACCACGTTCGACACCGACGACCACGTGTTCGCCGCGCTGCGCGCCGGAGCCAGCGGTTTCCTCACCAAGGAGGTCGAACCCGCGGAACTGCGCCGGGCGGTCGCCGCGGTCGCCGCCGGGGACGCGCTGCTGTCCCCGGGCGTGACCCGCCGCGTCGTCGAGCACTTCGCCCACCGGCAGGACCTCTCGCCCGGCGCGGGGCGGCGCCTCGCCGGCCTCACGTCCCGGGAACGGGAGGCGGTCAAGCTCGTGGCGCTCGGCCTTTCGAACGACGAGATCGCGGCGCGCCTGGTCATCAGCCCGTTCACCGCCAAGACGCACATCACCAGGGCCATCGCCAAGCTGAACGTCCGCGACCGGGTCCAGTTGGTCATCCTGGCCTACGAGAGCGGCCTGGTCGGCCCCGGCCGGTGA
- a CDS encoding phosphotransferase enzyme family protein: MNVVRSSPSTCGRLDVGDRRGIVSTGRVPPNEVAEARATALKSPAFDGFGDRHDLEATVVYGHRTIVKVQHRLHERFETALRMESMREYAGVSVPALLDAGTLETASGAVWWLVLERVDGFPGDHPTPARQRQMGEQIRRWHDAGDQGGLRLDDPGALGVMLGSARTLVPHAYPSLSRLFDQVCTGQPMTAIHGDVALGHNALFEGDELRAFFDPGAVEVGPPMLDLAWCLAVDLPHGAHPQWLLEGYGTAAVEQEALDALLPLMVLRRLIDVRAEGQIKDARWLANWLSMNAPDLLSLIAPVAGPG, from the coding sequence ATGAACGTGGTGCGGAGTTCGCCTTCCACATGTGGCCGGTTGGACGTTGGCGATAGACGAGGCATCGTCTCCACCGGCAGGGTCCCACCGAACGAGGTCGCCGAAGCCAGAGCCACAGCGCTGAAGAGTCCGGCATTCGACGGTTTCGGCGACCGGCACGACCTCGAGGCGACAGTGGTCTACGGCCACCGGACGATCGTCAAAGTGCAGCATCGGCTCCATGAACGGTTCGAGACCGCCCTGCGGATGGAGTCGATGCGGGAATATGCGGGAGTTTCGGTTCCCGCGCTGCTGGACGCGGGCACGCTCGAGACCGCGTCCGGGGCCGTCTGGTGGCTCGTCCTGGAACGGGTCGATGGCTTCCCTGGTGACCATCCCACACCTGCTCGGCAGCGTCAGATGGGTGAGCAGATCCGCCGCTGGCACGACGCCGGGGATCAGGGAGGGTTACGCCTGGACGACCCCGGCGCCCTCGGGGTGATGCTCGGCTCTGCACGAACCCTTGTTCCGCATGCCTACCCGAGCCTCTCCCGACTATTCGACCAGGTGTGCACGGGGCAGCCGATGACGGCCATCCATGGAGACGTGGCCCTCGGCCACAACGCCCTGTTCGAAGGCGACGAACTGCGGGCCTTCTTCGACCCCGGTGCGGTGGAGGTCGGGCCGCCCATGCTCGACCTGGCCTGGTGCCTTGCCGTCGACTTGCCACACGGCGCTCATCCACAGTGGCTGCTGGAGGGGTACGGTACCGCCGCGGTCGAGCAGGAGGCGCTGGACGCTCTGTTGCCTCTCATGGTCCTGCGCAGGCTGATCGACGTCCGGGCCGAGGGGCAGATCAAGGATGCGCGATGGCTCGCGAATTGGCTGTCCATGAACGCTCCTGACCTGCTGTCTCTGATCGCACCAGTGGCGGGCCCAGGCTGA
- the leuA gene encoding 2-isopropylmalate synthase produces MHSQYPQQQPSPMPFHRHQPFTPVRLADRTWPDKVIDRAPQWCAVDLRDGNQALIDPMDSDRKMRMFELLVRMGYKEIEVGFPAASQTDYDFVRQIIEEGRVPDDVVIQVLTQARPELIERTFESLRGAKQAIVHLYNSTSTLQRRVVFGQDKDGITAIAVEGAKLCRKLAEQMTGTEIYFQYSPESFTGTELEYAVEICNAVTEIWQPTPERKVIVNLPATVEMATPNVYADQIEWMSRNLARRESIVLSLHPHNDRGSAVAAAELGYQAGADRIEGCLFGNGERTGNVCLVTLGMNLFSQGIDPQIDFGDIDEIRRVVEYCNQLPVHPRHPYGGELVYTAFSGSHQDAIKKGLEALERDAVAAGVPVDDFQWEVPYLPIDPKDVGRTYEAVIRVNSQSGKGGVAYIMKAEYGFDLPRRLQIEFSGVIQARTDAQGGEVTPAEMWDAFADEFLPNPDNAWGRFGLLAHRNVSQVDEKDAISADIRLDGEIREVEGVGNGPISAFVDALGSVGVEVRVLDYTEHAMSAGSDARAAAYVECQVGDQVLWGVGVDGNTVTASLKAILSAVNRATR; encoded by the coding sequence ATGCATTCGCAGTACCCGCAGCAGCAGCCGTCCCCGATGCCCTTCCACCGCCATCAGCCCTTCACCCCCGTACGCCTGGCCGACCGCACCTGGCCCGACAAGGTCATCGACCGCGCCCCCCAGTGGTGCGCCGTGGACCTGCGCGACGGCAACCAGGCCCTGATCGACCCCATGGACTCCGACCGCAAGATGCGGATGTTCGAGCTGCTGGTCCGCATGGGGTACAAGGAGATCGAGGTCGGCTTCCCCGCCGCCTCCCAGACCGACTACGACTTCGTGCGCCAGATCATCGAAGAGGGCCGCGTCCCCGACGACGTGGTCATCCAGGTCCTGACCCAGGCCCGTCCCGAGCTGATCGAGCGCACCTTCGAGTCCCTGCGCGGCGCCAAGCAGGCCATCGTCCACCTGTACAACTCCACCTCCACGTTGCAGCGCCGCGTGGTCTTCGGCCAGGACAAGGACGGCATCACCGCCATCGCCGTCGAGGGCGCCAAGCTGTGCCGCAAGCTCGCCGAGCAGATGACCGGCACCGAGATCTACTTCCAGTACTCGCCGGAGTCCTTCACCGGCACCGAGCTGGAGTACGCCGTCGAGATCTGTAACGCGGTCACCGAGATCTGGCAGCCCACCCCCGAGCGCAAGGTCATCGTCAACCTGCCCGCCACCGTCGAGATGGCCACCCCCAACGTCTACGCCGACCAGATCGAGTGGATGAGCCGCAACCTGGCCCGCCGTGAGTCGATCGTCCTGTCCCTGCACCCCCACAACGACCGCGGCTCCGCCGTCGCCGCCGCCGAGCTGGGCTACCAGGCCGGCGCCGACCGCATCGAGGGCTGCCTGTTCGGCAACGGCGAGCGCACCGGCAACGTCTGCCTGGTCACCCTCGGCATGAACCTGTTCTCCCAGGGCATCGACCCCCAGATCGACTTCGGGGACATCGACGAGATCCGCCGCGTCGTCGAGTACTGCAACCAGCTCCCCGTCCACCCCCGCCATCCCTACGGCGGCGAGCTGGTCTACACGGCCTTCTCCGGCTCCCACCAGGACGCCATCAAGAAGGGCCTGGAGGCCCTGGAGCGCGACGCCGTCGCCGCCGGGGTGCCCGTGGACGATTTCCAGTGGGAGGTTCCCTACCTGCCCATCGACCCCAAGGACGTCGGGCGCACCTACGAGGCCGTCATCCGCGTCAACAGCCAGTCCGGCAAGGGCGGCGTCGCCTACATCATGAAGGCCGAGTACGGCTTCGACCTGCCGCGCCGCCTGCAGATCGAGTTCTCGGGCGTCATCCAGGCCCGCACCGACGCCCAGGGGGGCGAGGTCACCCCCGCCGAGATGTGGGACGCCTTCGCCGACGAGTTCCTCCCCAACCCCGACAACGCCTGGGGACGCTTCGGCCTGCTGGCCCACCGCAACGTCTCCCAGGTGGACGAGAAGGACGCCATCAGCGCCGACATCCGCCTCGACGGCGAGATCCGCGAGGTCGAGGGCGTCGGCAACGGCCCCATCTCGGCCTTCGTGGACGCCCTGGGCAGCGTCGGCGTCGAGGTCCGCGTCCTCGACTACACCGAGCACGCCATGAGCGCCGGCAGCGACGCCCGCGCCGCCGCGTACGTCGAATGCCAGGTAGGCGACCAGGTCCTGTGGGGCGTAGGCGTCGACGGCAACACGGTGACCGCCAGCCTGAAAGCCATCCTCTCCGCAGTGAACCGCGCCACCCGCTGA